The genomic region TTTACGAGAGGTATCGATACCCTATTGGTAAGTATCAATACTAGGATTGCAAGGCCATTTTTCAGCACAAACTTAATGGTTGCAACTGCTCAAGTTCATCTTCAATGGCTCCTAGCGATTAGATTTCACTTGCATGATATTTATGTGTATATGTCACGGGACTAGATCTTTTGTCTCACAATCCGTACGGCCTTAGACAATCCGTTTGTTTCAAACTCGCTTAAGTCAGCCTAACCACCACAAGTGAGGATTTCTTTAGAATTCCTCCAAGGCACTAATTTGTATAGCGGAAGCAATTATGCCAAAATAAGCTACAAAAGAACAATAGAAAGCCATAGAAAAAAATGCACgagaggtgtttgagtaaatactCTCCAAGAATTATATTGCTCTTAAGAATTTAAGTTACAATGGATCAATAGAGTGAATTACAAGTGAGGGGAGACTCTCtgtttatagttgagctcccccaaaaccaACGGTCAAGATCAAGTTACATTGACGGACGAAATTAACCTGTCTCTTGATTTTAGGGATTTACAATATTACAAAAtatcaaatctaatctaatctttacaagatatgattcctaTCAATCTTCAAATATTAGTTCTCATATTTACCAATATAGCTTTATATTGCAATATCTTCATCATTGGGTCACCCAGGCTTTAAGCTGACAGGCTTCTCCAATAGCTTACTAAATCGGGCCAATTCTTGTGGGCCAAATAATTCTCATATAAGCAATAGACCTCCATTGGACGCATTTGGTGCAATGGTTACAGCGTTTGAACTGCAACCCAtgacatatacatatacacataccAAGTTTTAGTAAATACATTAGTAGAATTGTACCTTAattcctttaaaattttattatttaatttaaggcCCTCCTAGCAAAAGGTTTTGGCTTTGTCCTTGGGACGAACCATCCGATCATTTATATAAGCATTAAGTCTAACGTTTCTAGCAACTTATTCCTAAACTTAATTTACTTTTTGATGAACAAAAAAGAATGAGGTATGCAATAAATAGTGAAAAGAAGAACGATATCATGTTCGATCATTGAGGTACTCCAACATTTGAGCCAATCATATAAATTAAGTCGAGTGATCACATTAAAACAACCAAACTTAAAAATGACATCGCATCAACCAACACTATTTTTAATCTAGAGTAAACTTATTATTGGATTGAGTTACCCACCTAAGCCTGAAGGGTCGCTCGAAAATTGAGCAAGTTTAGGCAAAAATATTACGCTAGAAAAATGAGTTTGGGGAAAAAAATTAGGCATGTTTAAAATACAAGTCGAGCTTAAGCTTGAACATTCAAAGTTCGAGCTCCACCTATTTTCTATATTTATAATAtgatatattatgttatttttatatattattactttataacacataaaaaacTGAATCTATAGTAATACGTAACATTAtaatgtaaatatttaaaaaatcttAAGATatctatataaaatttttaaaacatgaaaaataaaaattaaatattaaattgaaaataatataaatatttcgGGTTAGGTTTGAGTAAACATAAAGTATGTTACCCTACCTAATCTATGAACACCTTTAATCAAGGTTGTTTGAACCAGACTGTTTTGGACAAGGAATTGGTCCGAAAAAGGGTATTGAACTGGTTGGTTgaaccaaaattttaacatatatattttataattatttttaataatttatttaatcgaaccgAATGAATCAATCAAACCAATTAAGCTGATGAATCCATGACCTGACTGATTTAACCATTGGTTCGATTCTATATACATTGCCTCTAATCCATAGATGGAGCCTAAACCTGCTCATAAGTCAAGTCACCTACCCAGACCCGAAGGCCCACCAAAGAAATGGGAGGTTTTGGACAAAACATGAGGCCTGAAAAATGggcttgagtaaaatttaaaacatGTTTTCTATATGGATCGGGCCTTGGGCAAGATTTTTTTTTTGCCCGAGTTTAGCTTGACCcgaatatattatgttataaaaaacattatattaattatatatatgttaaataataattatatatatttatatttatattaagtcCCTAACCCAATAATAATTAAACCCATAACCCAAAACATAATTTTTTATCTAACTAAATAATCcacctcaaaatataaaattttaaaacttatatataatacaataaaatatttattgtatttatttgtattttaatataataaaacatttattatattgaaggtagtatttttaatataaatatttttaatgtgttacaaaatttttattttaatatttttaatgttaatgtattatattttaaaaaattatctttaaataaaaattaacataaaaaatcaaatatgaatagactgaatttatttttcttaaattgagTCGgatataagtaaaaataaatCTATACTTCAAGTTATAttagatttaaatttaaaaattaatataaatacttTGTATGAACCCAACTAGATGAACCAACAACACAGTTACGCAAACTAACGAAACTGTTTTACATATTAGAGCTCCtccattataaattaaattaaattaaattaaattaaattaaataataaaggttaattaatttaatgatttCAGCTGAATTTTCCCTCCACCACACAATAAAACCGCGCGTTATGTGTACGTGGATAACGTTTCCCTTACACCAGCGTTTTTCCTCCACGCGCTATTTATTCGCGCTCATACACAACTCTCTCTAAAGCACATTCCATATTTAAcgcaaatttcacctttttctttttctttccctttctcCCCCAGTTCGATTTTTTTTTTCACTTCATTCTTTCCCCCACCAAACCCTAACCCTAATTCAAGAAATAAAGCCAAAAATCCCATTAGTAATTATCAAACTTAACGAATTCGGAGCACTGAAACCTTTCCATTCAATGGATTCTCAATTCGATACGGCGTCGCAACCTGACCCTGCCACCGATGCTTATACCTTCCTCGAATTCAACACCCAAGGAGAGTCCGATTTCGAGTACGGCGACTTCCGTGATCCGATTCGTTCTTGGCCGACGCCTTCTGACGCTACTGTCGCTGATCGTTCAGCCTCAGACCACCATTCCGACACTCCCGCGTCCTCTTCTCCTTCTAGCGTTCCGAAAGGCGCTGGCCGTGGCGCGACGAGCAATAATAATAACAGCAATAGCAATAGTGTTAGCAATAGTGTGGCCGTGGTTGATTCGTTAGCGACGGGGATTAGTGGATTGAATTTTGAGGAGACGGTTGGGGATGAGGATGGCGGTTATGAGTATGGTAAAGGGGATTTCGCGGAACACGCTTGTCGATATTGTGGGGTTTCTAATCCGGCTTGTGTGGTTCGTTGTAATGTTCCTTCATGTAGGAAATGGTTTTGTAATTCAAGAGGGAATACGTCGGGATCGCATATTGTTAATCATCTTGTGAGttctttttttccccttttattCGTTGACATATATTGTTTGAGAACTAGTGTGCTGATTAAGTTTTAATGAACATATATTTTTTCCCCTTAAGTGGGAATGGTGCCTTTCTTTTAGGGTGTTTGCTTTGGATTTTGTTGAGTTTATTATAAATGTGTTCGTAGATTGATAAAGGAGATGATTGTTGGTACTTGTTACTGGCATCAAGTTAATAGAtgcactttaaagtttaaacTAGGTAATTCTGCAACAAATTTTGATTCAATCACAAAATGCAAGATTCTTGGTCAGAAGTTATGTTTCAGTTACTTGGATACATGAAATTATGGCATCATGCGTGCCTCTTATAACTATTCTAAGATTAATGAAACTTACATTTGATTTATTGAAGACAATTTATTTCCATCTTTCCCTTTGAGATTGTTGGGAAGCGGTTACACACTTGAGATGAGATGCTAGTatttagaatttttctttttCCCGCTTGAATAAAGAGTTTGCTTATAAGACCAAAAGCAGTTAGACATTCTCTAAAAATATTCAGACGTGTCTTTATGTTTGATTATGGCTTGTTTGTGATTAGGTCCTGATTGATAGTTGTTGACAGAAAAGGATAATAGACGGTAATCAGAAGTCAGGCCTTTATTCTATACCATGAGACAAGACCTTTTTCTTGTTGGAATTGCAACATGATTACGATTATGCTTTGCTTTAGGAATAGTTTTTAAATACATTCACACATGCTGAGGACCACCATTCATTGTTGCTAATGTTAAGCATGCCCATACTGTAATCATTTCTTTCTTTAGCTTGGACTGTTTTTTCTGTATGCCGTCCTTGTTtgttctttttcctcttctagtATACCTTTCATTTGTGAACCCACAAAACCTGGCAACTTTTTGTTGCTTGCTTGACTAAGTTTCGAAAATGTACTTTGCTACTCAAGCTTGCCAAGGCAAGCAATTTTCATATAGCCATGGTGTTATTCAATTTGTAAAAATTCCCTTTAGTTGTGTACATTCTATAGCTTGTTGTACATATATTTGCATACGAATTGCTTTTAGTAAATATATGTGTTATTAACTGATAAATTGAGTATGAACTAGTGTTGTAGATTCTCCAGTTGGGGCTAGTCACCAGGTGCTGTTGATTAATGAGTTTGTTTTTTGTTGCTGTATAGGTACGAGCTAAACACAAGGAAGTTTGCCTCCATAAGGATAGTCCTTTGGGAGAAACAATTCTTGAATGCTACAACTGTGGATGCAGAAATGTCTTCCTTCTTGGTTTTATATCTGCTAAGACAGAGAGTGTTGTTGTTCTTCTTTGTAGAGAACCTTGTTTGAATGTAAATGCTTTGAAAGACATGAATTGGGACTTGAGTCAGTGGTGCCCCCTTATTGATGATAGGTGCTTTCTCCAGTGGCTGGTTAAGGTTAGTATTTCCCCAATCACATGAAAATAACCAATTCATTTAAGGGCTTTCTAATACATTTCAGTTATACAGATCCCATCTGAAAAAGAACAGCTACGGGCGCGGCAAATAAGTGCTCAACAAATAAACAAGGTAGAAGAGCTTTGGAAGACAAATCCTGATGCCTCCCTTGAAGATCTTGAGAAGCCTGGTGTAGATGATGAACCACAGCCTGTGGCCTTGAAGTATGAAGATGCTTATCAGGTTCCCAATTTGCAAAGATTGCATCATTTTTTCTGTGCTTTACTATTGTGGAAAGACAAGAAGTTTCTTGTTATAATGTAGTTTACTAATTAAGTTGGTGCCTTTGCAGTATCAAAATGTTTTTGCTCCACTTATCAAGCTTGAAGCTGATTATGACAAAGTATGTATATTGTGTTCACACTTCTTATCTCCATCGAAGTGCCCTTAGTTCAATTGTCTGTGCAATATCCTTTTTATCTTCTAAAAATATACTCATGTCTaattgaaaattttgttttctgCAGATGATGAAAGAATCTCAAAGCAAGGATAATGTTACAGTTCGATGGGATATTGGGTTAAACAAGAAGCGTATTGCATATTTTGTCTTTCCAAAGGTGCTTTAATTGTTTTCTCTGAATTAATTCTATTACCCAAAGGTGTTCTTGGCTGATCATCACCACCTTTCCCTTTGAATTATGAGGTCTCTTTTAGTTTTAGAGTTTGATAAATGTTAAATCTGATTTTCTGGTTTTGTAGGAAGACAATGAGCTGCGTCTAGTACCTGGTGATGAGTTGCGTCTGCGTTATTCAGGAGATGCTGCTCATCCTGCATGGCAGTCTGTTGGGCATGTGGTATGTGTCCCCTTGAGCTTGCCCATTTAATTCTTGTGTTAATATATGCCTGTATATATGTGCCATTGATTCTATGTGTTATTTGTATAAAACATGATTTTGTGGTATTCCTGAATAAGATTTGTGCATCTGGTGTACTTATGAGAAATGTACGTATAGATGATCTTTCTGTTGTTTCAGATCAAGCTAACGGCACAAGAAGAGGTTGCGCTTGAGCTCCGTGCTAGTCAGGTAGTTTTGATCTCTCTATTTTGTTGGTTGATTTTGTCTTTTGGGAGGTATTTAAACATCGGTAATTATTTTGGTGCAGGGAGTTCCTGTTGATGTGAACCATGGGTTCAGTGTTGATTTTGTGTGGAAGAGTACAAGTTTTGACCGAATGCAAGGGGCAATGAAAACATTTGCAGTTGATGAAACTAGTGTTAGTGGGTAGGCTTGCTGATTTTGTTTTCTTTGTATTTGCTTGTATATATTGTTACGGTAACTAGCGGCTTATGTATAAATTTTCCAGTTTTCTGTTTGTATTTCTTTTGCTTCATGTACCGCAGTAGCATTTTTAATAAATCAATAGAGGAAATAAAAGATTTTTACTTTAGAAAAAAAGATGGTTCTGTTTAACTTGTTGACTTGTTATATTTACGACTTTGAGGGTTCATATTTAGTATATTTTCTGGGTATAGtttcttaagcatgttttaagtttGGTTAgatataggtttttttttttgacagATACGGTTGTTAGATATAGGTTAGGCATGGTTGAGATACTTTTTTGTATCACATAAAGTTTTGTCATAAAACATTTGTTCTGTTCAGTCAGATGCCGACGAGGTCTCATTGATTTTATTCTCTTGTTATTCAAGGAAAAGTTGTCCACTTTAGTCTTAGCTTCTGTCTTGTTATTTATCCCAAAGGTCATGCATCTTCTGTACTTGAATTGTTAGTCCCTTCTATGTAAATTAATTGGTTTATTCTTGCAGATATATTTACCATCACCTGCTTGGTCACGAGGTTGAGGTGCAGATGGTTCGCAATGCACTGCCTCGTCGTTTTGGTGCCCCTGGTCTGCCTGAATTGAATGCATCCCAAGTATGGCACTTTTGTCATTTTCTTGGCTTCATATGTTGATTTGTGCTATATAACATTTTTCTTTGAATTTGTGTCAAGTTGTGTTGACCTTTCTTTGATGGACAGGTTTTTGCTGTGAAGAGTGTTCTTCAGAAGCCtataagcttgattcaaggtcCCCCTGGAACTGGAAAAACTGTTACTTCTGCTGCCATTgtatatcacatggctaaacagGGTCAGGGGCAGGTAGGAGCTTCAATGCAATTCTTCTTATAGTTCATCTTTTATTTTGTCTCTGTTTCTGAtatttcagtctcttatcaggtTCTGGTCTGCGCTCCAAGTAATGTTGCTGTTGATCAGCTAGCTGAAAAGATAAGTGCCACTGGGTTAAAGGTAGAGAAATTCTGCTGGTGGTCAAGTTAATTGCATTGACAATGTTTTGTCTTACTTTATTTGTATGTAAATTGATACTTGTTCCTAATTATGTCTTTTGTCTAAAGGTTGTAAGACTTTGTGCAAAATCAAGAGAAGCTGTAAGTTCTCCTGTTGAACATTTGACCCTGCATTATCAGGTTTGTGTTGTCTAAATTTCGTTATCTCTGCTGTTCCTCATTTGTTGTGCATAGCATTATTCAAGTTGGCAATTACTGCATGCAGGTTCAACATCTTGACACATCTGAGAAGAGTGAACTTCACAAGTTACAACAATTGAAAGATGAACAAGGTTGGGATAATTTTCCTGTTCTTAATGATGAGAAATGATCTATTTAGATGGATatttttttgatgaaaatgttccAGTTAGAGTTACTGGGACATGGCCGTGGTTAGACTGTGATGAAAAGGAGGTTTTCAATTAACTTGTAGAGTGACAATGAATGTTCATGTCTTGcttgaaaattaaattttacttATGCTGGATTTTGTTTAATTGCACTATTTACAGGTGAGTTGTCAAGCAGTGATGAGAAAAAATATAAAGCACTGAAGCGAGCAACTGAGAGGGAAATATCCCAAAGTGCTGATGTCATTTGTTGCACTTGTGTTGGGGCTGGAGATCCTAGATTGGCTAATTTTAGGTTCCGCCAGGTTGAATAAATCAGACATGTAATTTTTGACGATCTCTAAAAAAATAAAAGCTCTTATATCCTTTTTTCTCTTTATTAGGTACTTATTGATGAATCTACTCAGGCGACGGAACCTGAGTGTCTCATTCCTTTAGTTCTTGGTGCGAAGCAGGTAACAGATTGTCTAACTTATCAAGATATGATTTCTCTTGTTTCCCTTGAAATTTTCTTGCTTGGTTTTCTaacatttgtatttttattttaggttGTTCTTGTTGGTGATCATTGCCAACTTGGTCCTGTTATTATGTGCAAGAAAGCTGCCCGTGCTGGATTAGCACAGTCTTTGTTTGAACGTCTAATTTTACTTGGTGTTAAGCCAATTAGATTGCAGGTGATGCCCTATTTTTTTGTTGGTTTTGCCCTTCATTTGTATGTAATTGCTGATAGAAAACATGTCTGTCTTATAGTAAATGTTTCTGTTCTATTTTTAGGTTCAATATCGTATGCACCCATGTTTGTCAGAGTTTCCTTCTAACAGCTTCTATGAGGGCACCTTACAAAATGGAGTGACAATCAATGAAAGGCAATCTTCGGGCATTGATTTCCCTTGGCCTGTGCCCAATCGTCCCATGTTTTTTTATGTACAGGTATTGGAACTGTGTTTAGGTATTCATATTCTTTTTTATCCATAGCTGTGTGTTGGTTTGGAGGGATGAGGATGGAAAGGGCATCACATTTGATTTAATTTGCCTAcagttgagttctttatatatcCCATGGTTTGTTTTGTAATTACATAATTTTGTTTTAGATGGGGCAAGAGGAGATTAGTGCTAGTGGAACATCATATCTTAATAGAACTGAGGCTGCAAATGTTGAAAAGATTGTTACCACATTCTTGAGGAGTGGGGTTGTTCCTAGTCAGGTGATTTTGTGGACTTCTTTCCTTTTTAATAAAGTTTTTTTACACATCTATATCAGTCAGCATTATAACTTTCGTTAACaactattttaaaatattatagatTGGGGTCATAACACCTTATGAGGGACAAAGGGCGTATATTGTGAATTATATGTCAAGAAATGGTGCTTTGAGACAGCAGCTTTACAAGGAAATCGAGGTTATTTGTAGCtttgaatttaaagaataaatgcTGTTATGATGTTTTTCGTACTgtaattaactttttttttttttgaaactttggGGGTTTATATAAGGTTGCAAGTGTCGATTCTTTCCAAGGACGGGAAAAAGATTACATCATCTTGTCTTGTGTGAGAAGTAATGAGCATCAGGTTAGTCAACATATATGAGATATAGCTTTGCTTTCTGACTGAATTTATCAGTCTTTTATGTCAAAGTAATTCTCAATTTTGAGCATCCATAAGTTTTGCTAAAAGCCTAAAACTGTTTCACCTGCTTTATAATTTCAGATCAGCCTCTGGTTATGGTGTTCATTCAATGTTTAATACTAATACTATAACCTTATCTGATTGTCTATTTATGCTTTAATATGAGAAAAACTATTGTTGCTTAACTGTTTTGTCCAATCTTTTAGGGTATCGGATTTCTAAATGATCCTCGCAGGCTTAATGTTGCCCTAACACGTGCTCGATATGGTATAGTAATTCTTGGAAATCCTAAAGTTCTTAGCAAACAAGCTTTGTGGAACGGTTTATTGACACATTACAAGGTATCTTTCTATTTGTCTTTGTAACAACGCTAGCACAGTATGTATGTGAATGTTAAGGTTGCCTGTTGTTAATTGTGCCCTGAGAATTTTACTATCTTTGTCTCTGATCCCTTTCTGTTAAAATTTGCAGGAACATGAGTGCCTGGTTGAAGGACCCCTCAATAACTTGAAGCAGAGTATGGTTCAATTCCAAAAGCCCAAAAAGGTTTGTGCATGGAATGAAAGGATGGTGCCTATTATCTGTTCAAGTTTCTAGCTTTTGCTTTTGTTAATTGCCGTTCTCATTTACCTTTAGTTATCAGAGGTTGTCAAGGATAATGTGAATTTAAATGATGTTTGTGTTTCTTGTAGATTTACAATGACCGGAGACTTTTCTTTGGAGGTGGACCTGGGATTGTGCCTAGTGATAATTTTGGGTCTCCTGCCTCACCGAGTCCAAATGCTGATAGAAGAGGCAGTCGTGCTCGGGGTAAGCTTTTGAGTATATTGAGTGTGCATGCtacatgtatttcattttaccACTGTGGAGTTTGGACACCTGCAAGTGATGCGTCTTTTACTGACTTGCACAATAGCTGTAGAATATGCCTTGGGAACTTGTATTATTGTTAACGGATATAAATATCTGTGGACCTTCTTATGTTATCAATTACAGGTGCTTATATGCCTCCTGGTCCACCTAATGGTACTCACAAGCCTGGAGTGCACCCTTCTGGGTTCCCAATGCCTCGGGTTCCACTTCCACCTTTTCCTGGTCCTCAGCCTTACGCTATTCCTGCTCGTGGAGCTGTACATGGACCAGTGGGAGCTGTTCCTCAGGTACCTCAACCTGGAACTCGAGGCTTTGGGGCTGGGCGTGGTAATGGTGGTGCTCCTATCGGTAGTCATCTTCCACAGCAGCAAGGCACACAGCAAAACATTGGAACTATTGGATCTTCTTTCAACTTCCCTCTGGAGAATCCAAATAGCCAGCCATCCGTGGGTGGTCCATTATCTCAACCTGGATTTGTTAACAATGTTTGTACTTGATTGTTCCCTTCTATTTTTGTTTTAGTTCTTGTCCCTTCTCTTTGACATTGTGGAACTAAGTGTGTTTATCATCTATAATAGGTCCAAGGGCCGAGTCAAGCTTTCCGTGATGGATTTTCAATGGGAGGAATGTCCCAGGTACTTATTCTTTTCTGGAATCTTCTGTTTTTTCTTCAATAATTGCAATTTATGTTCTTGATAACAACTTAGAATCACACAGGACTTCTTGGGTGAAGACTTCAAAAGCCAAGGCTCACATG from Gossypium arboreum isolate Shixiya-1 chromosome 1, ASM2569848v2, whole genome shotgun sequence harbors:
- the LOC108483064 gene encoding regulator of nonsense transcripts 1 homolog is translated as MDSQFDTASQPDPATDAYTFLEFNTQGESDFEYGDFRDPIRSWPTPSDATVADRSASDHHSDTPASSSPSSVPKGAGRGATSNNNNSNSNSVSNSVAVVDSLATGISGLNFEETVGDEDGGYEYGKGDFAEHACRYCGVSNPACVVRCNVPSCRKWFCNSRGNTSGSHIVNHLVRAKHKEVCLHKDSPLGETILECYNCGCRNVFLLGFISAKTESVVVLLCREPCLNVNALKDMNWDLSQWCPLIDDRCFLQWLVKIPSEKEQLRARQISAQQINKVEELWKTNPDASLEDLEKPGVDDEPQPVALKYEDAYQYQNVFAPLIKLEADYDKMMKESQSKDNVTVRWDIGLNKKRIAYFVFPKEDNELRLVPGDELRLRYSGDAAHPAWQSVGHVIKLTAQEEVALELRASQGVPVDVNHGFSVDFVWKSTSFDRMQGAMKTFAVDETSVSGYIYHHLLGHEVEVQMVRNALPRRFGAPGLPELNASQVFAVKSVLQKPISLIQGPPGTGKTVTSAAIVYHMAKQGQGQVLVCAPSNVAVDQLAEKISATGLKVVRLCAKSREAVSSPVEHLTLHYQVQHLDTSEKSELHKLQQLKDEQGELSSSDEKKYKALKRATEREISQSADVICCTCVGAGDPRLANFRFRQVLIDESTQATEPECLIPLVLGAKQVVLVGDHCQLGPVIMCKKAARAGLAQSLFERLILLGVKPIRLQVQYRMHPCLSEFPSNSFYEGTLQNGVTINERQSSGIDFPWPVPNRPMFFYVQMGQEEISASGTSYLNRTEAANVEKIVTTFLRSGVVPSQIGVITPYEGQRAYIVNYMSRNGALRQQLYKEIEVASVDSFQGREKDYIILSCVRSNEHQGIGFLNDPRRLNVALTRARYGIVILGNPKVLSKQALWNGLLTHYKEHECLVEGPLNNLKQSMVQFQKPKKIYNDRRLFFGGGPGIVPSDNFGSPASPSPNADRRGSRARGAYMPPGPPNGTHKPGVHPSGFPMPRVPLPPFPGPQPYAIPARGAVHGPVGAVPQVPQPGTRGFGAGRGNGGAPIGSHLPQQQGTQQNIGTIGSSFNFPLENPNSQPSVGGPLSQPGFVNNVQGPSQAFRDGFSMGGMSQDFLGEDFKSQGSHVPYNIADFSTQASQSGYAVDYVTQGAQSGFPGNFLNQNSQAGYSRFGSGNDFMSQDYMNHGSQGLFTQAGFNDPSHDDASQSHFGVSNPNQLQSQGLMNSLYSQPFSHYNTQPLNLPAPQQQPQQDQGSQNQKFHYNG